The following are encoded together in the Glycine max cultivar Williams 82 chromosome 8, Glycine_max_v4.0, whole genome shotgun sequence genome:
- the LOC100500275 gene encoding REF/SRPP/SRP domain-containing protein — translation MATNEERDMENKKSEEELKHLGFVKIAAMKALVCVSNLYGFAKQNSGLLRSAVGTVEDTVTTVLGPVYHKFNAVPNHILLFVDNKVDEAAHKFDEHAPSLAKQVASQVTCLVQEVTHKAEKVVSEAQSGGARAAANYVATESKQIVLFGSVKLWTGLNHYPPFHAVAEMAVPTAAHWSEKYNNVVKGTSEKGYAVFDYLPLIPIDDIAKAFKHGEGNVNEDEACSVGDCS, via the exons ATGGCCACCAACGAGGAG AGGGATATGGAGAACAAGAAGAGTGAGGAAGAACTGAAGCATCTCGGGTTTGTGAAGATTGCGGCAATGAAAGCCTTAGTGTGTGTGTCGAATCTCTACGGCTTCGCAAAGCAAAACTCGGGACTTTTGAGATCTGCTGTTGGAACCGTGGAAGACACTGTAACCACCGTTCTGGGTCCCGTCTACCACAAATTCAACGCTGTTCCCAACCACATCCTCCTTTTTGTCGACAACAag GTGGATGAAGCTGCTCACAAATTCGATGAGCATGCACCTTCTTTGGCCAAGCAGGTTGCAAGCCAAGTCACTTGTTTGGTTCAGGAAGTGACACACAAAGCTGAGAAAGTAGTGAGTGAAGCTCAATCTGGAGGGGCACGAGCAGCAGCAAATTATGTAGCCACTGAGTCCAAGCAAATTGTGCTCTTTGGTTCAGTGAAATTGTGGACTGGTCTCAACCACTATCCACCATTCCATGCAGTGGCTGAGATGGCAGTTCCCACAGCTGCACACTGGTCAGAAAAATACAACAATGTGGTCAAGGGAACAAGTGAGAAGGGTTATGCCGTGTTTGACTATTTGCCTCTGATTCCAATTGATGACATTGCTAAGGCGTTTAAACACGGAGAAGGCAATGTGAATGAAGATGAAGCATGTTCCGTGGGAGACTGTTCTTAG